The window TTTAGGTTCATTCTCCTATAAAATATGATAGATTAagttatataaatattaacGGTATCAgacaaaaaaaatactaatacTCTAGACTCCCATTGTCACGAGtaaatattgaaaaattttttttttttggggtgtcaACAAGTCTGAACGAGAATTTCGTCGCAGTTTAGACAGAGTCACACAATCAAGAAAAGCGGATGAAGATTTTCAAACTCTCGACACAAACAATGCAAAGATGGAAATGAGGCGCATTGGCGGGGAAGGATGGGTGCGGAAGTATATTAGTAGTATATTTTGTGTGGCAAAGATGAGCACTAGTCGCAAAAGGGCGGGCGGCAATATGGAAAAGCCGTTGCAGCAGCCTTGGGCGGTGGGTCCCTGACGGAGGATGGCACAACCATTCCTGGAGAATGGAGAAAGTTGGCGTTGGGAGGAAGATGGGCTCCGCTCCAACAGTGGTGGAAGTTTGTGGtctgttcttttttgttttttttttagctgTAAAGTGCGGTGTGTTTTAGTCAATGGGGAAATCACTCATCAGCAAGTAGAGTTCCATTTCGAAATCGTTCAAAAGGGGagatttatttcagaaaattcaaagTATGTAGAAGTTAGTTTTGCTGTCAAATCTGATGGTACTAGTTTTATGTTCTGGAGCAGGTGCAACTCCTAAGCTATTCATTCGGCTTTGAACATATCAGTAGTGTATCATGAAAAAGGAAATAGTAGGTAATTAGCAATGAACAGCAAAAAAATTTTACTCCCATGTAGCCGCCCGTGGAGCCGAATTTGTAACCGAGCATTGTCACGGCACGACCGCTCTCAAACGTGGCATTCTGACGCGTGAGGAGTTCCAGTAAACCCAGCAAGCAAATGCAATATACGGTTTCCTTATTTGTTTGTCAAACACGTGCCGGTGACCAAGTCACCATTCACCAATCAAATCCTACCTTTGCTCCCACAGCCACAACAGTGCCACCACCATCATCACCAACGGCAGTCCTCTCTCCCTCTGTTCCACAGCCAAGGAAGAGGATTCATCCAACAATTGATAtaaccacttttttttttttttttttttagggtttgttTTTTTACTCCTAATAAGGAGTGTAGTACATGTATGTATTTGAACCCTCTCTTCACCTTCCTCGTAAAACTATAGCAGCACATTTGATTCTTTGattaaacaaaatacaaaaatacatttgATTGATTCTGCAAACTTTAGACCAGCCAGCCCGGAATGccatttgattgattttcaTTCGAGAGATAcacatgatgatgatgatgatcttttGTCAAAATGAAAACAGCTGTCCCTGTCCCTACTGGCAAAAATTACTCCTGATTAGCTTTGCAACGCTAGGCGTGACATCCAAGAAGTCATCATCCATACTCTTGCAATTCTCAATCCTTTGAGGACAGAAGGATACGGCATACACAACACTTCTTCTTCGATTGATAGATATAGCACCTCTACTTCATCATTCATGTGATCTATCTATTATAAAATATACCAAAATGAGtatcaaaaaaaatatatatatactaacaaAAAATCACACAGTAAAAGATAAACGACACCACAAACATCTCTGACATGGGACAAAAAACTTATAAATACTTTATAAACACCTCTAACAAAATTGCCGTCCGTCTTTCAAGGCTGGTGGATGACTCTCACACAGACACGTACTACGCTTTCTCACGCGACTATGAAGTATAAACGCTCCGTGTTCCcgccaatatatatatatatatatatatatatgccaaCTTAACAATGACccaacgaaaatttttttttttttgaaaaaaaaacctCTAATTTGCATCTAATTACACAATTAGGCACCacattctttttttctcttttacatGACCAAACAGTCCACCAGAGAGCGCACTAAAGTTTGGATAATGAATATCTTATCTGACTTCAACCAGGAAATCATCGAAGTCAAACTCGCCGAATTCCTCGGCGTAATTTTTCCCTGACGGTTCCATCGGCGGCCAACTTAACGGGAAGTCAGCGCCCAAGCCCAGGTCGTCAAACTCCGGGAAGGGGAAATTACCAAACGGCGTCAAGCCGTCGCAGCAACGGAGAACCGAAGTGGCTGATGAAACGGCGTCGCTAGTTCCAATTCCAACCGAAACCTCTGTCTCCGTTTGACTAGTCGCATCATCATAACGGAGCACTGACGTGGGCGACAAAGCGACATATTCTGACGTGGCGCTTTCACTACTTTTGTCGCCCTGACACGTCCCACCGACCGTTTCCTTTATGGATTCTACGGGAAAGTTGGTCACAGCGTCAGGGCCTTTCAGCTTAACGGCGGCTCTATCATAAACGGAAGCCGCTTCTTCTGGAGTATCGTAAGTCCCAAGCCATACCCGTTTCCTCTTCGTCGGATCCCGGATCTCAGCCGCCCAACGACCCCACGGCCTTTGACGCACGCCCCTGAACTTCTTCCGGCTGCTGACGTCAGGTTCCGCCGGCGGAGTCAAACTCTGATGACTTCTCTTCCCATTCCTCGGCTGCTcgatttttgttgttttaggaGGTGGGCCAAAGTTAATTTCCTCCACGTGTCTCTTTACTCTCCGCACGTTCCTAGTTTCCTCTTCGTCATCGGAGGAGTCGGTGGCGTCGGCGTCGGTGTATATGATTCTCACAACTTTTTGCCGGACGACGGTCAAAGACTGGCCGGAGGGGGTGAGTGATCTCCGGTCGTCTA is drawn from Coffea arabica cultivar ET-39 chromosome 1c, Coffea Arabica ET-39 HiFi, whole genome shotgun sequence and contains these coding sequences:
- the LOC113731506 gene encoding LOW QUALITY PROTEIN: pathogenesis-related genes transcriptional activator PTI6 (The sequence of the model RefSeq protein was modified relative to this genomic sequence to represent the inferred CDS: deleted 1 base in 1 codon), coding for MEIGISPQSPMYSRQRVKFSEHVVTTNKPIDDRRSLTPSGQSLTVVRQKVVRIIYTDADATDSSDDEEETRNVRRVKRHVEEINFGPPPKTTKIEQPRNGKRSHQSLTPPAEPDVSSRKKFRGVRQRPWGRWAAEIRDPTKRKRVWLGTYDTPEEAASVYDRAAVKLKGPDAVTNFPVESIKERSVGRVRATKVVKAPRQNMSLCRPRQCSVMMMRLVKRRQRFRLELELATPFHQPLRFSVAATA